From a single Brassica napus cultivar Da-Ae chromosome C9, Da-Ae, whole genome shotgun sequence genomic region:
- the LOC106435158 gene encoding lactosylceramide 4-alpha-galactosyltransferase — MDHDIEKRVIDHRRLNQSSLFTAFAFSFITLIAVTTLVLMSNFSMQPQRDFSEVKIEIKRVIPQPHLPLSSEDESKSKKVVMTSPNPNITTVNKKILVLIEMFSGDNLSDKFQRKANEFVGDSGCEVNFVMTWISPADLFGKREVLAIESVFKSHPHGCLMILSATMDSPQGYTTLKPFLDRGYKVVAVTPDLPFLLKGTTGEKWLEEIRSGKRDPGKISLAQNLSNLMRLAYLYKYGGVYLDTDMILLKSFKGLNNIIGAQTLDPSFTNWTRLNNAVLIFDKNHPLLLKFIEEFARTFNGNVWGYNGPYLVSRVATRAAVEEEYNNFTVMRPSAFYPVNWLEIEKFFKVPKTEKESKWVKVKLLQMQRRSYGLHLWNKFSRKFEIEQGSAMWRLVSDHCIICQIGSASSS, encoded by the coding sequence ATGGATCATGATATCGAGAAGAGAGTGATTGATCACAGACGACTAAACCAATCATCACTTTTCACCGCGTTTGCGTTCAGCTTTATAACTCTGATCGCGGTTACCACGTTGGTTCTAATGTCTAATTTCTCGATGCAGCCGCAGAGGGATTTCTCAGAGGTGAAGATAGAGATCAAGAGAGTGATTCCACAGCCACACTTACCTCTGAGCTCCGAGGACGAAAGTAAAAGCAAGAAAGTGGTGATGACTTCTCCTAACCCTAACATCACTACTGTAAACAAAAAGATCCTAGTACTTATCGAGATGTTCAGTGGAGATAACTTGTCTGACAAGTTTCAAAGGAAGGCCAATGAGTTTGTCGGAGATTCTGGATGCGAAGTCAACTTCGTCATGACATGGATATCACCAGCTGATTTGTTCGGAAAGAGAGAGGTCTTAGCTATTGAAAGTGTCTTCAAGTCTCATCCTCATGGTTGCTTGATGATCCTATCAGCAACCATGGATTCTCCTCAAGGTTATACAACCTTGAAGCCGTTTCTTGATCGTGGTTACAAAGTTGTTGCAGTCACGCCGGATCTGCCTTTTCTACTCAAAGGAACCACCGGAGAAAAGTGGCTAGAAGAAATAAGAAGCGGGAAAAGAGATCCGGGAAAGATATCATTGGCTCAGAATCTGTCAAACCTCATGAGGCTTGCCTACTTGTACAAATACGGAGGTGTTTACTTAGACACCGACATGATCCTTCTCAAAAGCTTCAAAGGGCTTAACAACATTATTGGAGCTCAGACGCTTGACCCTTCCTTCACAAACTGGACGAGATTGAACAACGCGGTGCTAATATTCGACAAGAACCATCCTCTCTTGCTCAAATTCATCGAGGAATTCGCTCGAACTTTCAATGGAAACGTATGGGGATACAACGGACCGTACCTGGTTTCTCGAGTGGCGACTAGAGCAGCAGTGGAGGAGGAGTACAACAACTTCACCGTCATGCGACCTTCTGCGTTCTATCCAGTGAACTGGCTAGAGATAGAGAAGTTCTTCAAGGTGCCAAAGACGGAGAAAGAGTCGAAATGGGTCAAGGTCAAGCTTCTTCAGATGCAGAGGAGAAGCTATGGGTTGCATCTTTGGAATAAATTTAGCAGAAAGTTTGAAATCGAACAAGGGAGTGCCATGTGGAGATTAGTATCAGACCATTGTATAATCTGTCAAATCGGTTCTGCATCATCATCATAG